DNA sequence from the Dunckerocampus dactyliophorus isolate RoL2022-P2 chromosome 4, RoL_Ddac_1.1, whole genome shotgun sequence genome:
AAAGATAAAACAACTGAagcccacatgagcaagcacttggcgatggaggcaaggaaaaactccctctggggaagaaagcttgaacagaacccaggctctgtggggcggtTGTCGGTCTCAACCGGTTGGGTTAAGACAGAAACAATAACGTACAGGGACAGATGGTAGATCAAGTGAGATCCAATGAGAGTCTTTATCTTAGTACAagaaacacaacaacacaaaaagatcACACAATGTATAttaaagttttaaaataaaaatattgtagaACAGATGCATAACTCATCAAGAATATCCAAATAAACCGTGGCGGTTGCATGTGATTAAATGTAGCAGTCAAGTAACAGCTGACCTCATCGAGTCCTTCCTCTTCATGGAAAGTCCTTGACAGAAAAAGGCAGGTCAGAGTGTTGCCCTTTTTTGTAAACAGGATGAAGTCTTTCCCAATACGCATAGATCCcctgtgaaaaaaatacaataaataaataaatgtaacaaaaacatGTCGGTGCCAACCACAGCCTTAAGGAGCTTACGATTTCAGCCCATTTCCATACTGGCCAATCTGAGTGGACTCTGGGGACCGTTTGTTTGACTTTCCAAACTGGATCACGTGTGTGGCCTCAtctaattaagaaaataaaaaaaactcatcAGCTTCAAAATTTAACacatatataattttaaaaaacacacaaacaccgaaTCCAAATTAAACGACAATGCACtgagtagggctgcaactaatgattattttcttagtcaattaatctgaaggCTGCGGCTTCGATTAATTGTCTAATCAGTTATACCCAAGAtaggacaaatcaatatgaacagtTAGCGTtgtggtctgcaacatatcagaaatgaGGCAAAATGCTGATcacagctgatgtgtgtgaatatcagaggatatttacatttttacattttaaaaaatgatcaatgaaataccaaaatagttgcctattaattggataatcgattaattgttgcagctctagacAAAACATGAGCCGAAAGGTCTGGGACACTCAAGTGACACTTACTTGGGTCCATTCCTGTGCCGTCATCAAGAAAACAAAGCATGTAGTTGCCCCGCAGCTCTGGCTTTTTCTCTGTTAACAAGGCATGAAGGTGTCAAGTAGCTGAAGTGTCAAAATAACTTAATTTAAGTGTACGCTTCAGTGTGCTCTTTGTTGAAATATACCTGTGTAAATGTCAATTCGTGTGGCGTTAGCATCTCTGTGAAAGTAAAACAACCATGTGattataaaacaaacattttagtgCTTACATCAGCTGTTATATCAACACACGTACCTGGAATTGTCCACAAGCTCTGCGAGGGCTCCAAATAAAAACTCGTGGGTTGTCCTGAAACCAAATGCTATTCAGGTTATTCGGTCAATAAAATACTATGTGGTTTGAGATGTTATTTTAAGTTCAATGACATACATAAATCATATAATCTAAACTTAAACCGCAATTCCCAGACATGCAATTGGCATTTCATTAATTTGCAGCTATCTTCCATTCAACATATTTTTATGATGTTTACCATGATTAGCCATTCATTTTAGCCACTTAATTTTGTACGACATGAAAGATTGGCAACAGTGGATTTTACCAGGACTAGGGAGCAGGTCTGAGTCTTAGGAGAACAGTTGCCAGTTTTCCTGACCACTACACAGGAAAACATTGACCCAAGGCTGTACAGGAACATCACACTATCACTCATTATAGGTTCTGATTGTCAAAACGCTATCCTACGTGGGTTGTATATTACATGTAACACAAAGTGTAAACAACTGCTTGCTGTTGTTTCAACTTGTTTACTTACGAGTTTGTGTGCAGGTACTCAAAGGTAAGTTGAGCCCTGCTCAGATTGCTGTAGCTCGAGTAGGCCATGGCCCTTCTCAACAATCCTGTCCTCTCGCTGACCACTGATCTCTACTCCACAGGTTTCAGTCCTTGAGCATAAGAGAACCAAAACTAATACAATTACTGCTTATTCACCGATTCCCTGCTATCAATATGCGATATCCATACTGCAAGATTCGAGAGCATCTGCAATGTGACCTGTTGGGAATAATGTTATGGTTACCGTGCAGGGAGTGTGACCGGTGCGTTTCTACGCTATGCTTGTCTTACGAAAATTACAAGCAGGTCTCAGCACATTCCTAGTGATTGCAAATAGACATTAATGGTATCAATGTTTCAACCATGGCGCGTACATTGATACAACTATCAAAGCTAACGTGGctatgtagcgttagcatagTAGTTACACTGTTTATGATGTAGCAGTAGCTTTGTAGCTAACGTTCGATTTATAGACGGACTTCTACATGATGGCTTTCTGACTATTATGCCAACCGGCTCAAGGTTAACAAATACTTTGAACGTTTAATTTCCCTTTACCCGACATAAAGCCTTCAGATAGGCCGTGTGAAGTCCTCGCTATCTTAGGTTTAGAAGTTGGATTCTTCCTGGCCTGCAAAACCACGCCTCTtcgtttcttctttttcctaGCAATTGGCGATCATTGAATGCAACACTTTACTGCCACCTTTAGCTTTGGAGGTGGCTTTACATGCGCAAATGTAAAAACTTTTATCTGAAATGATAGGTAtgaacccgccattaaactaaaagaagaagaagaagaagttaggtatgaatgtgagtgtgaatggttgtttgtctatgtgtcctgcaattggctggcgaccagtccatggtgtactccgcctgttgcccgaagtcagatgggataggctccagcatatccccccccccgaccctaatgacaagaagcggtatagaaaatggatggatcaacCTTGTGTGGCTGTTGaggtcatcacagacatttgctgatttagtcctgtatgtttctgttgctgttgtccttgtctgtcttattttttttttgtccccctcttatccccgaccccccctgttttcttttctcttcttctctgtcccctcctgctccggtcgctccaaatttgcataacaagcatcaaagtcaaataaattctgtataacaggggaagtgtatatcacacttctccctggcagagtaaatctgttgagcacttgagagcatttagatctacaattctatctgccttaaaggctggacaggacaataAATCATTAATTTATTGGCAACTCATTACAGTTTCCAGGTTTGTGTGAGCCAAAATAAAATTACATGGAATAACAGACAGACAATACgctgtatactgtgtatggattattttagttttttaatatTCAAATATGATAGTAACagtattgtggaaaaaaaaacgtcaatGTTATACACTATTTACACTTGAGTTTAACAGGTCAAGGTTTAAGATATTTCTCCTTGAAACTTTTAGAGAAGTGTCAAACCAAACGTGCACTTCTGTACAGTATACAATTCTTGAATTACAGACTACTGTAGATACAGAACACACCtatattgaattcattttttataaAGGCACAAAGATTAATAACGCAGACATCTTGACAGCCATTGGATGTAAGAAAACTGGTTGCTAAGAAAAAGGTTCTCTTAAGGCCTCCCACCCAGGAAGTGGTGATGCAGCCTTTCAATATACAGTTGATAATGTTTAGGTGTCAAAGGTTctgtaacaaataaacaaaaagactaTTAAATTAGGTTGCTATCTGAATTTTGGAGATCCAGTTCCTTCCTGTGGTAGCTGCGTATTGGTGAATGTGTCAGGCTTGCAGCTAAACAAAGTAATAAACAAACACCTATCAGACACACACTGACTTCAATCAAATGTCGCACCGCAACCCACTGCTCTTCCTGGGGATTAAGAAGATAAAAATGCCGGTTGGTATTTGTATTCTACAGGCATTTTATTTTGTCCATGTGGTACCTTTGTTAACATGACGGTGAGAGCGGGGTCATTCCTGGAGAGAAGACCATAGCAGGCTTGTGATGCTGCTTGTGGTTGATTAATTGCATCAACGTGGACAGATGAAAGGTTGCTCCCAGATGCAGGACACTCAGGAGGAAGTCTTCAAAAATAAGGCACAGGTAAACAACTCACCTCATTAAGTcatgatacagtcgtccctcgtttatggcggttaactggttccagactcgattgcaaagtaggattcaatattaattaatggaatatttttgtaattgtggaatagaaaacgtgtttacaaccatctaaatacgtttttttaacattatacatgaaacaacacccatatagtcacctttacattggtaatatccaatatagtagatataaatcagacaaaataagacatattagacatgcataagataacagactcacacgttagcagttccttgctgtgttttctggacagcgtacttcccgcggtggctactgtctcatcagtgtattgtaatggtggctttaaatTGCTTTACGCTCGtgttacccaatgtagtagacataagagtaaagaAAGCCATTTgggatgtaaataaaactgttCATGTGtgccacagtaaatgtgttcactAGCGGACCTAGCAGACAGATGTGTCGAGGGCAGAAAGTGatgtcagaggttcagagttggcttttagcttgtcgtgggttatggccccaacagttgTCTGTGTTACTGTtaggattattatgttattattattgtgcctgttgtgagataatttaaacgtTTTCTGGCGATCACGTTTGGTCCTTGTATCACTGAACACCGACACTTAGTGGCCAATGTACAATACAGTACTACATGCACAATAACAATGCTTGCGCAATGTACAAACCATAATatagcaagggacaactgtaggtTATTTTCAATACCTTCATACAGTTGAGCCTCGAATGTGTTTTTCAGCTAACATGGAAAATTTACGTCAAAATGTTGTTCTGGTTTGTGTATATTTTCCAGTtggtgtacaatatggcgtcttgttgtgttattaatacactgtgtgagtttgtgttttgaattattgttatcacaaaatgtccttgttagcagcctatttgCTTGCTAATGCATGGCAACAGGAACCGGATGTCAGCTTTGTCGCCTATCTATGTTGACTCTGTAGCTCTTGGCTAACTaaaacacagttatgccacaagtctcaaaaatgttaaagggacagtttggatttttagacaagaagttgtatgacatccccatgaAGATGCATACGCCGCAAGCGTCACAGCCATCTTTTTTATATATGTGTTCCagagcggatgaagatgcgagtgtcgcagccatcttcaacacatacacaacaattgATAGCTGATTAATACGACAACAGAGAAAGCgaagccgagcgatttgtgaggtctgatattTTCAAGGAGACATTCTTGTCATGGAATTGTATTACACtttcgaacgcatattgttttgagaagccaaacacttTACTTTAGTAACTCAATAACTAACCACAACTACatttctcatcaccaaaatctgaccagaactgggctcacgggacgaagtgaggagtaagtcactgttgatggactacactgctgatggggatgtcatacaacatgtcaaaaaatctgaactatccctttaacacaaaacataaggctatccatccatcttctatgccgcttatcctcagtagggtcgcgggtatgctggagcctaccccagttGACCTTGGTCAAAAAGGTggaatacaccctggactggtcgcgagtcaatcgcaaggcacatacagacaaaaatcattcacactcacattcatacttgtgGAGAATTTAAGAGTCGGCAATtttctaacatgcatgtttttggaatgtgggaggaaaccagagtccccggagaaaaagcacaaatgcatgaggagaacatgcaaactacacacaaagatgcccaacaAAGATTTGAACCTAATAAGGTTAATTTTATCCAAATGTTGAGACGTGATCGACAAAGACGGTGATGTGGCAGCCAGATCAACACGAACactacctttgtgttttgctttgagttatttcttaaattcattgtatttctcactttctttatcaaatgcggccacttgcaactttctttggctccattttgggttattttgcagccgtgatcaaaagaaaagcagagactttaggtgagaaacactattgaattcaaggaatGACTTGTagcaagggccgcacggtggtctagtggttagcacgttggccaacacagtaacagcttggagatcgggaagacctgggttcgattctcccttgggcatttctgtgtggagtttgcatgttctccccggcttcctcccacattccaaaaacatgcatgttaggttaattggagactctaaattgtccataggtatgaatgtgagtgtgaatggttgtttgcttgtctgtaccccgcctgtcgcccgaagtcagctgggataggctccagcatgcccccgcgaccctaatgaggaagaagtggtatagaaaatggatggatggacttgtaGCAAaagtggtgtccatgttgatctcgctgcctcaTCGCTGTCAACAACAATGTCTTAttccttaaatgttcatgtatctttcatttgtcatttatacagtgtgtatttcaaattgttttctgcgtgcAAAACTATGATTGTTAAAATTTTTGGCTTtccggaatggattaattggaattacattattttgaatGTGCAACATGCACACAGAGTGCAACTGAACTCACAGTCTCATGGGGAGGAGATCTGCTCGGGCTTTTATAATGAGACAGGTACAGGTATCATTTTCAGGGTGCATCTCTAGAGTCACAATTTCATTGcctgaagaacaacaaaaaaactttcTCAATATTAACAACATAAGACACACATTTCTACGTCCACCGCATTATTACAATACCTACCCCCAAGATTTAACTGACTGGCTGTCATAGCTGTGAATAGGGCGACATCATTTGGTAGGCCATGGCTGCTTGTTACAGCCACAGGAACGTTGAGACGCAAAGTGATGACAGATGGAGTATgtattgtcatgttctgtgatGGAGTTGTTCCATCTTTTTCCTCTTTGGTCAGAAGTGATGGATGTGGAGACACTGGTTCATCGGAGCGCCAATTAGCTTTTACGCACAGATGAAACTTTGATAAGGTGGAAAGGAGACGGTTCCAGTCCTAAGAGAAGAAACAGAAATAGCATAACAGAAACAGAAATACatggggaaaaacaaaaaaaatacacagcatataaaacatttttgcagtactTTATCATCACTTCCCTCTGAGCAGTGAATTTATGTTATGCATTTATGCATGGTGCTAATTCCAACTTGTACATTGTCTAAATTGAATGAATACATCTAAAAGAACAACCTACCTTTGCTGTGTCAGGGTTGGGCAGGGTATGAGTGCTGCTGTAACACCCGAGGCTGATGAATGAAATAGCCAGTGTCAGGAGACACAGGAAAAAGGCCACTGCTGGAGGATTATTGGACACATAATCTCTTAAATTGCCAACCGTCTGGGCGAAAAACATTATTGGATACAAATAAACCTaagaaaacatgagaaaaataagaaaagcaTGTCACTTGTCGCTGCTCCAAGCATTTGTTGCCATATGTTTAATGGGCGCCATACACGGGAGTCGACATCGCCTCTactcattttaaatgtaacctGCGAGATAGAACGATTATCGCGTCACCGTCCAGACAACCGACACGCGACAttcgtgcgtgtgaaagtttgtgttcACGCGTGTCGTCTTGCACACGCTAGTTTGCAAAGCAATCCCAGAAAGTTTTgcaacttttcatcgctgtcgcccaggcgaggaccaatcagccggagtttcattgatcgaccaatgagcggacaggatgctaatcagtgcgctatacttgccgtgtcagatttcccggagatatttgacatttctaaaaaaaaaaaagaatatcgagatataaagaaaaaagcggcATGGGAACTCTTCGGTGCCAGACTAAAGATACCGGGTAAATTTACATTCGTTTTACACTGGCATTTATGcgagtttatcttcaatactagcaagatcctgtactagcaagagtcctagatcaacaccggccgcttttcctcctctgaactactttcaTACCCctaaattccctccacatctgacagccaaaaccgtgggagactcgtacaatttgctctggatgtgaacgcgtAGCCCACGGGTGTCACTGGTCACAGACactcgtcgcctcccgtgtgcatggtttgctacgcgtcggcgatgagtttcgccaattgctgtcgtttgtcgcctcccgtgtgcggcgcccggatgtagacgcgttctgcacatgcgtagaaccgattgcgtttccacGTGACCAATAGCGGCAGATGGCACACACTTGCCTCAACGTTCACCTTGAgcagtgctattgtggcagTTTACCAGTCCACTTTGTTAACTACAGTATTGTAATTATACAGTACTTAATTTTGTAGGTTAAGTGTATAATTTGTACAAGTCAAGGAGATCTGCTTTTGGTTGTGTTGGTATTTAGAGTTTACCAAAATACATCTACAATATATCAATACAAGTACTGTATTGATGTCTTCATTGGAAGGATATTTTCTGCAATGAAAATTATCTTTAGTAGTAGTTACAGTGAATGTGAAATAGAAATTCACTAAATATCCAGATTGTGTAACAACACAGGTGCAACTAACAACAAAGCAATGATGATGCGATTTATTTAGAAATTTGTTTTCATAAATCCAAAACGCATTCTATTACAATCACAATGATTTAACTTAACTGTGGCAAATTTTTCCCCAAGattttacagtaaataaaacatgATCAGACATAAATCAGCATGCAAAACAAAAttgcaaatgtaattttttcataatatcCCCTCATATTCTAAACTCTCTCCTGTGCCTTCATTAAAATAATTGTGCAAAACTGACAGTATTATCCCCATACTACTGAAAATCCTGAAAGTATGTCCCTTTGTCAAAATGTCAACCGAACTTCCATTCCAGCACTTTTACATCAGACATTACCACAATCAAGGAGTCCAGGTGACTTTAATAGGCTTAAATGCCCAAATATCAGGGTGACCCATGTGCAGCAGGTCTTTGTATGGGGATGTGCTCCATTGGAAGGGTGGTACCTGGTCCCATGTTGGCCCACTCACAGCCAGCATTTCATAGCGATGAAACATCCCATAGGAGGTCATCTGCACAGAACAACAGTGTAGTTGCAAAGTGTGACTTAATATGAAGTCATGGTAACTCGTGTCCAATCAAGGTGTAATCCAGTCAAAGTCCATGAAGTTGCATAAAAACAAGAATATTTTATTCCACAGTGTCATGATATAGTTGTCCCTTACTACATTGCTGTTCAAACATCACACCATCGctatatgcctttttttttaaattaattaacaaatgatcactgtttcttggttgaacatgatctattattagttaaaaaaaaatgcatatttaagcaaattgtacgtattcatggcctaaattaaacattttcgagcataaaaaggctaaatgaacaaaaataaaataaataagtcataaagtCATTTAAAAGATGCGAtgtgaagtgtaatacagtgtCTGTGACTTGTAAGAAGTGGAGCCTGGGAAGTGACATATGAGGTCAGCTGGCTAGAGTTGacttagctgagtgctagcagcaggttagtagtgtagagagtggccaacagcagctcctgtgtgaatgttcactgcatgtgttctctgcttgttaataaagcgattgaagtgcattgtgagtctctccttaagcATAAATAGCAACAGCAgagtagtattgtacactggtctcGAGGTGTCATTAATGTTAAATTGAGACAATAGCCAAATACACTGCTGTACTGATAACGTGAGAGtctcttatcttatttatgtctaagatggcttgttatgtctactatattgtctactatattggctaatacaagtgtaacggtgactgtaggggtgttatttcacatcaaCAGGCCTGTAATAATGGTAACAAATTGAGTATTTGGAAGATCATacggtaaacaggttttctatggtctaactacttttttttcctcaatcattgcgcctgaaagtttcccgTGGCCTGGTTCGGCTCACCCACGGACTGGTACCGGGCCACGGATCGGTGATTGCTTCCACTTACTTTCTGACTCACAACACCTCCCCCAGCATGTGCGTGGCTGCGCATGTGCATGGAGCTTTTATGATCAACAATACAATTATtacttttaaacaaaaatagcaaaaacacGTGAATGAAATCAATAATACTactattttaaataatatgaGTATTTAAAGTGGGCATCTTgcataaatgacaaaaacaacacactaTAATTGACTGCCTCATACACatagtgaatgtgtgtgtttcaggcaaGGCCAACAAATTAACTCATAGATGGGGAGAAGGGCGAATACTGTACCTTCATGTCTGTTCCTCCATGGGATCTCTGTCTTAAAGCTCCAAATGGGTAGGTGCCGTTGGCAGGATTAAGGTCTGAGCGGGCTGAGATGGCGTTTTCTCCATTCTCAAGTGGAATACAGCCTTGGCACTGTGACAGGGGATCTTCTTTGAAGTTATTATATCTggatacacaaaaatacaatagcAGCAATACATTTCAACACAGATACAAAAAGTTAATATTGTACATGAGAATTTATGTACAGACCTCATGAGGCGCATCATTGAGGCAACATCTGTAACCTTATTCTGATCTCTCCTGAATATCTTAGCCCGGGGATTCTGGTCCAGGGAGAACCATGAGCCAAATTTTTCCACTAGCTCATTGCAGCCGCTCGCATTGAATATCTCCTCATAGTACCTAGAGCACATACGATCCAATATTATATATGTTGCAAGCGCATGCagtttacaaaaatattgtcaATATGGCACTTACGGTATGTTGTAACTTGCCCAGTATCCTTTTTGCAATAACTCTTCGGTTTTATCCGTAAAAACAATGTGTCCCCTACAATGCGAAAATACTGTTTGTATGTGATAAACAGAACAAAACCAcagagtaaataaaataaagcttaaaGTGCTTACGGTATTTGTTCCAACACAACAAAGAGGTCTTCCATTATGTCAGTCTTGCCTGGAGTGAAGTTATTATAATCCACAATCATCCACTGATTGTTGTACCTTGAAAGC
Encoded proteins:
- the zgc:158398 gene encoding LOW QUALITY PROTEIN: transmembrane protein 248 (The sequence of the model RefSeq protein was modified relative to this genomic sequence to represent the inferred CDS: inserted 1 base in 1 codon), with amino-acid sequence MFFAQTVGNLRDYVSNNPPAVAFFLCLLTLAISFISLGCYSSTHTLPNPDTAKDWNRLLSTLSKFHLCVKANWRSDEPVSPHPSLLTKEEKDGTTPSQNMTIHTPSVITLRLNVPVAVTSSHGLPNDVALFTAMTASQLNLGGNEIVTLEMHPENDTCTCLIIKARADLLPMRLLPPECPASGSNLSSVHVDAINQPQAASQACYGLLSRNDPALTVMLTKEEQWVAVRHLIEVSVCLIGVCLLLCLAASLTHXTNTQLPQEGTGSPKFR